A window from Bufo bufo chromosome 1, aBufBuf1.1, whole genome shotgun sequence encodes these proteins:
- the LOC120977026 gene encoding protein BTG4-like, with protein sequence MQIKIKQDNRAVLSSIPVEMRDELLAGIEYIKTLANRFQNLDPVMVDLFGEKLAERLCQKYTGHWYPEKPMKGQAYRCIRINRHDRDESILEACAHSGLKYHELTLPKEMTVWIDPYEVSCRLREESNPYTVARFDPRTPHLPDPSSRVPNSSYADCFTPTPEEDSSIGSSSLPSSPSLNGEDSDSGIDVNCDRTTTPPMSCSPTEEHIWRNPAVNQDSPDAIFRMSPPLWIPPWRAPRFYHPDPQQFHWL encoded by the exons ATGCAGATCAAAATAAAGCAAG ATAATAGGGCTGTGTTGTCTTCTATACCAGTGGAGATGAGGGACGAACTGCTGGCCGGTATAGAATACATCAAGACTCTTGCAAACAGATTCCAGAATCTGGATCCTGTCATGGTTGACTTGTTTGGGGAAAAACTAGCAGAGAGACTTTGTCAAAAATATACTGGGCACTGGTATCCTGAGAAGCCCATGAAAGGACAAGCCTACAG GTGCATCAggatcaacagacatgacagggaTGAGAGCATCTTGGAAGCATGTGCCCATAGTGGCCTAAAATATCATGAACTGACCCTGCCCAAGGAGATGACCGTGTGGATTGACCCTTATGAAGTCTCCTGCCG GTTAAGAGAAGAGAGTAATCCGTACACAGTGGCCAGGTTCGATCCGAGGACTCCTCACCTTCCAGATCCTTCTTCTAGAGTTCCCAACTCTAGTTATGCTGATTGCTTCACACCCACACCAGAAGAAGACAGTTCAATAGGCAGctcatcactcccatcatctccaAGTCTTAATGGTGAGGACAGTGACAGTGGGATAGATGTCAACTGTGATAGAACTACTACCCCTCCAATGTCATGTAGTCCAACAGAGGAGCACATCTGGAGGAACCCAGCAGTAAATCAG GACTCTCCTGACGCCATATTCAGAATGTCGCCCCCTCTCTGGATTCCACCATGGAGGGCTCCCCGGTTCTACCACCCAGACCCCCAGCAGTTTCACTGGTTGTAG